In the genome of Diachasmimorpha longicaudata isolate KC_UGA_2023 chromosome 19, iyDiaLong2, whole genome shotgun sequence, one region contains:
- the LOC135171206 gene encoding uncharacterized protein LOC135171206, protein MKIIGYVDCIEGLRELPKSPSKWIYKCILNNNDGRRVRILCWGDDALKYNDDIKMYQVLRITGGIIKAANPQYRRSTDTVSDKEFQFDVGALSTSLAHSTLRMELTMEGQRSFHTKKLRWRTFVLLAGQSRSLDGSNSHSEALPR, encoded by the exons AAATCATCGGCTACGTCGACTGCATTGAAGGCCTGAGGGAGTTGCCAAAATCTCCATCTAAGTGGATTTACAAATGCATTCTAAACAACAATGATGGCAGAAGGGTTCGCATCCTTTGCTGGGGGGATGATGCTCTCAAATACAATGATGATATCAAGATGTATCAG gTACTAAGAATCACTGGAGGTATTATTAAAGCGGCCAATCCACAATATCGGCGATCAACGGACACTGTCAGCGACAAGGAATTTCAATTTGACGTGGGAGCACTTTCGACATCCTTGGCACATTCGACATTAAGAATGGAGCTGACAATGGAAGGTCAAAGGTCATTTCATACCAAAAAGTTGAGATGGAGAACGTTTGTACTGCTCGCGGGCCAGTCCAGATCACTGGATGGCTCAAATAGCCATTCAGAAGCATTACCACGGTAA